In the Ptychodera flava strain L36383 chromosome 23 unlocalized genomic scaffold, AS_Pfla_20210202 Scaffold_23__1_contigs__length_28996876_pilon, whole genome shotgun sequence genome, TGACTGACTTTGATGATGAGTCCTTATTAAGGGCAATTTTTGGataaaattgttgttttcatatgttttgaaaataacattatGTAATTGTTAGTCAGAGTTGTTCATTAAATGAATTATCTCAATGCTTCAACAGTCTAGAATATAATCTGTCGTTTTATGGCACTTAATTGTTCACAGAATCACACAAAACTCTTTGAAAGTTTGTTGTCTAACAAAGAGTTTAGGGTCAGTTCATAGAACTCTACAAGTTGTATTAAACATTTCTCAATATAGAACTATTGTTTGTTTTCTCTCCTGTAGGTTCATGAACTTCAAAGCAAAGTGCAAAATTTGGAGACAGTCAACTCCAGCACAAAGACGAGTACCAACAGTAGCAAACAGACCCAAGCCTCACAAGTCGCAGTCACACAAGGCGTTAGATCCCCGGCAGCAACGCCGACATCACGTCCCAATCAAATCAATCCAAGTACAGGAGAAATCAGTGCTTCCAGTAGCAATGCTCGTGGTGATTTACCCGTTGCCAAAGTCGAAGCGAGGCGGAAATTTAATGACAACAGGAAAGTGGCAGAGAACATGAACAATGCTTCAATGGACATAAGTTGTGGTGCTGTGGTATGTCATGTCCAAGGATGCATCATTCAACCCATAGCCATACAAGGTAAAGGACTGAGGCCAGTGAATGACCAGGGTAAGGGACAGACCATTGAATGACCAGGGGTAAGGGATGGGCCATTGAATGACCGGGGGTAAGGGAAAGGCAAGTGAATGACCAGGGGTAAGTGACAGGCCAGTGAATGACCATGGGTAAGTGATAGGCCATTGAATGACCGGGGGTaaggcagggctcgaaattagctgtagtcccgcatccacagactaccaacttttccctggggctaccaaaacaaatgaaatggtagcccacacggactaccaaagcctgggacatgaaatcatttagtgggcgacatgatgttgatcgctgacgccactacacatgctataccgacgctcatacagtcaacccagctggacacagaaaggacatgtcgaatttgttgcaacaaactttcaataaaatatcatttatatctgaactgatgtacttggataacaggctcgagaaatgatggccaatgaaaattcattttcatatttatttagtcacaatttatcaatcacaattagaCACAAAATtagtcaaactgcaaagaaaaagctgtcgggccatccacacatttagctttccgaagtgtacgagatcatcccatgatatgCTGGGGAAATATAGttaaaattgccacgaaagtattaggaacatgactgtaccaagttgtcatcctgaaattcatagcctatctatttttagccatgttatgtttacacgtgctgagtgaaaagtcgttgtcattgcgaacatcaaagctctgcgtatgtgtgaataggtcgtcaaactttgtgGCGTCACCGtcgtccactacacatgctataccgttctccaaAGGcttgatctgcaggtattgatgtcaaatgactagaaaattcactcacTGGacagaatcatgcaaaataaatcgttcattgtgtagatataaataaatattctttacaaaaaccctcttcattcatgcatgggctaccagaccttgtcgctgggctaccaacttcagaaaatggtagcccaatgggactactagggtaaaaagttaatttcgagccctgtaaggGACAGGCAAGTGAATGACCAGGGGTAAGGGACAGGCCAGTAAATGACCATGGGTAAGGGATTGGCCATTGAATGACCAGGGGTAAGGGACTAGACAGTGAATGACCAGGGGTAAGTGATAGGCCAGTAATGACCAGGGGTAAGGGACTAGACAGTGAATGACCAGGGGTAAGGGACAGGCCAGTAAATGACCATGGGTAAGTGATAGGCCATTGAATGACGGGGGTAAGGGACAGGCCAGTGAATGACCAGGGGTAAGGGACTAGACAGTGAATGACCAGGGGTAAGGGACAGGCCAGTAAATGACCTTGGGTAAGTGATAGGCCATTGAATGACCGGGGGTAAGGGACAGGCCAGTGAATGACCAggggtaagggactggacagtgAATGACCAGGGGTAAGGGACAGGCCAGTGAATGACCAAGGGTAAGGGACAGGCCAGTGAATGACCAGGGGTAAGGGACATGCCAGTGAATGGCCAGGGATAGGGGACAGGTCAGTGAATGAGTCTTGAGTATTAAGAAGCAATGTTCATTGAGATGTAATAAATGAAAAGATATAAACTTGAATCTGAGTTATGCACACTGCTAAATTGTTTTACTGTAGCGCTACATATCAATGATATCATTCCCGAAAGGCTACAGATCAAGTCATGGTCTAAAGTCTCTTGTCATAGTGATTCAAAAGCAAGGAACAACCATTGCTTATTGCTTATTGCATAGGGAAAAGAGTGCATTGGGGTGTGAGTGACAAACCAATGAATGCTGGGAAGGGGGAGGTTGCAGATATAATAGGCAGTTTCTATCAGAAAGGAAAGTTAACCCCTCTAATAACTCATTTGAGGGTAGAAATGTTATACTTTATCTAAAATTTTGGAAAGGGACAAGGATATTTATGAACGAAGAGAAAATGTTCCAAGAAGTTTGGCACTACGTACATTTTTGTGAATGCTTTCATTGGTGAAGGACAGGTTTGTTTTGCACAGGGAGGGATTTCCCATCAAGCCTTCCACAGCTTTATGATTTCATTCAGTAGTCAGTCATGACCTTTTATATTCATGGGTATTGGAAAATATTATCAGATGAGTGTTCAGTGAGACACAAAACACATGTCACAGTTCCAATTTGATAAGTTAAGCTGCTTCTAACTGTGTATACAAAGCCattatcaatgccatggtcaTCACAGTGATACTGAACGTAAATTGTCTCATTATTTGCCTTTTCATTCCTCCAGTACAACAAGTTCAACAGCAAGAAGCTGTGACACGGAATTTACACTAGAAAGAGAGCAGAGACTGAAAGATTACATTTAGCAGTTGAAGAATGACCGTGCTGCAGTGCGGTTGACCACGTTGGAATTGGAAAGTGTACACATTGACCCATTGAGTCATGACATTGCAACACGTATCGATAGCCAGAGATTAGATTTGGAAAATGCTGTACTCATGAAGGAACTGAACGCTGTCAAGGTGAGTAAGCAGACTTCTTGTTCCCCTCTAGAGGGCGCGCTCTCACATTTTTTTGCACAGAGAGGGCTTCAGCCTGATCTGATAACACACTGAAACTTTACATCTTTCTTCAAATTCCTCAAGAAGGTATAGTTTCCTTTGCATGCCTACTGCAAGGGATGCGTTCCATCATCTATCAAGTTTATTTCCCTTTCACCCTGTCTCCTTGTACACTCATTAATGTAAACAATTGACTTGGGTCAAACCATTATACTTAAGGTattatgtgcctcgaaagtgaaagacttaaacttttgctcaaactttcctcaatgaaactttcaacctttctctctccagatcaagaacaaaaatctaggatcatcatcaaatttttgtactagagaaacaaataacctaacatttattgatttttcaaattcaaaatggctgccatccctgtgttaactctatggagaaaaataatttgtttgatttttgtaaaagtaagacagtgaaaagttcACTTCCTCCTagagcttgaaaatgaaccctgacaagtggtagatcggaggagatattgtaaaagtttgaaagtctggGTATCTGTCCCGAATATGAAATGTGTTGACCTGAAGTCCTGAACAGTCATACAAAGATTATGAAAAGATgatattaaaacatgtttgtgaaTTTCTTGATATCTTGCCAGGAAGAGAAAGCTGAGCCGAAAGCACAAAACTACCtcttagaaaaagaaaagaaagcgATAGAATTGAAGCTGAGTACCAGGGAAGCCCAGGAACAGGCGTATCTCTTGCACATTGAACATCTGAAAtctgaggtcaaggtcaaagaGCAGAGCCAAGCAAGAATGAAGGGTGATACCACTATTGAAAAGGTAAGATAGCTTGTCATCAGACTCAAAAAAGTCTTTGTGATTGTAAAATCTTGATCAGGTTGTTGGAAACAAGGGATGTAATTGTATCAGTTCACACTAACGCAGTTACAATGTCTGGAGACCATAATTTTCTAATCCAGTGTACATTTTAAACTATCAGGCATTCAGGAAATCTCATATATGTTATTTCCATCACAGGATGGTTCAAGCCCTGGTGCTATGAAGGTAACTCCCTCCATGACCCTAGCTGAACTAAGCAACTATGAACTCGGCGATATCGAGTCTGATCCCAACATGCCGCAGGATTTGGCCAAGGCACACAAATGTGAAAAACGACTAAAGCTAAGGGTACAAGAACTGGTGGCAACACTGGAAAAGTTACAGAAGAACTCTGAAGAGCTGAGACACCAACAATCGGCAGCATTTGTATCAGATTTGAACGGGCAAATAGGTATGCTGTTATCACTAATTCCAAGTCATGTCAGTGttcttttgtcaattttaaaaatgatatgttcaaaattttcaacaaactttaaaatattttaaatacggTACATGTGTCAAAGagaaatatattaaaaaaaatgagcAACCCTAACAAAATCTACAAGGACAAATTGgtgtaaaacacaaaatgtacaaaacttttttttttcgagAGATTTGTATCGTTTATAAATTTCTATTCTAACAAAGCTACAATCATAATCTGAGCAATAGGCAGGCATTACAGCTACCATCATACTCTATTTCAGTAAAAAGCTGAAAGATAGGGGCATGAAATGTGGGTTTTTTCATTCTACAGGAAAACTCCATTAAATTGAAgtattaattttgcatattcaGGATGACAATGATATCAATCTTACACTTAGTGAATTTGAATGAAGCAgtaatcataattttttttaatttctcactAGCAATTATGAGATTATTACCAAAATACTGCTTTAATAGTATGCTAGATGACATCATAGCACCTGATATGCAGTAAACTGATGTAATCAGTGATGTAATCAGTGATACAATCAGTGATGTCATCAGTGTTGTCACCATGCATGCAACACAGTATTTTCACAATAACCTTATAATTCTATATTGTACATTTGCCTCCAAAACCCATCTCGGCAATTGTCTAAAACCGTCAAAGGATAACTAACACAGGTACCTAAGCATATAAAAGACACTGTGCTTCTTGTACTTTGAAGCTGTCAGTGTAATGGTAAAAGCATtctgaaaaatgttttcaataaattctGTTGTTCTTGATGACAGACATAAATAATGATTCATACCCTAGAAGCATGAAATTTCTCAACTCTCGCGCTACACGAGAGGATACAAATCTCGTGAGATATGAGGACTATACCACAGCTATAACTACTTATTTCATCAATGTCAAAATTCTTTATCTTTtcattgattgatgtaaaacacATTCTGATACATTTTATTGTGATGTtatcactgtacaaacactttaatgcAGTGGTGTAATGTA is a window encoding:
- the LOC139123479 gene encoding colorectal mutant cancer protein-like isoform X3, translating into MKELNAVKEEKAEPKAQNYLLEKEKKAIELKLSTREAQEQAYLLHIEHLKSEVKVKEQSQARMKGDTTIEKDGSSPGAMKVTPSMTLAELSNYELGDIESDPNMPQDLAKAHKCEKRLKLRVQELVATLEKLQKNSEELRHQQSAAFVSDLNGQIGISVLSLSSSWTANSLHQSFDDRYDDRTAWYWLISYCYGNLIFSIQLSSH